In Drosophila kikkawai strain 14028-0561.14 unplaced genomic scaffold, DkikHiC1v2 scaffold_209, whole genome shotgun sequence, the DNA window atggcccGTACCAAGCAGACCGCTCGCAAATCGACTGGTGGCAAGGCGCCACGCAAACAACTGGCAACCAAGGCCGCTCGCAAGAGTGCCCCAGCCACCGGTGGTGTGAAGAAGCCCCATCGCTATCGCCCCGGAACTGTGGCTCTGCGTGAGATCCGTCGCTACCAGAAGAGTACCGAGCTGCTGATCCGCAAGCTGCCTTTCCAGCGCTTGGTGCGTGAAATCGCTCAGGACTTCAAGACTGACCTGCGCTTCCAGAGCTCGGCCGTGATGGCTCTGCAGGAAGCTAGCGAAGCCTACCTGGTTGGTCTCTTTGAAGATACCAACTTGTGTGCCATCCACGCCAAGCGAGTCACAATCATGCCCAAGGACATCCAGCTGGCCCGTCGTATCCGTGGCGAGCGTGCTTAAGTTGAGATTGCTTCGACTAGCAAATAGCGtcaatacattttgtacaaatcggtccttttcaggaccacaaacatatttataatagagattatacattttcatatataatttacatactacaaataaaacattcccggttttgcgtttttatggttaaatatCTTATAGTCAGAGAtcgatcttaaaatatataaatacaaatatttacaattatttagataGTGCGATACTCTATTGGTATCTACGGAATGTAgggacatttatattattttaattcagggaatttttaaaagattaaaaaggtatattaaaaaaccaaattgtaccgtgtttgatcaaattgatgtggttttaatcaaacacaatccagtatatttactttaattagcttaaggggggatatacatgtaaaccaaaattttttttggtttaaaaaatagtttgttacttaaagaatatactgtgtaagtttcattatcgaattccaactccaagtgcctcaaatcaactaTATACGCAAGGTATATAAGTGTTAAACGTATTTTtctctgcttaaaatttttgcatttttacctatgctatgggcacgattcacaaaaaactatgtaacatatcggagtgaatcaaaaattattatgattcagcatgaaattatcttctatttgaacctaaatgcgggtaatacaaatgaatattactattttttaagagggtgggaagtgaaatctgattacctgaaaatggcatttttccttaggaaattatttcctacattaaaaaattcacgaaaaatgtctacattttgaccgtttacatgtatatcccccttaAGGCCTGAAGTTGGTATagctaaactaaaatttcgcgcaatttgaattacgcgttaatttcataataaataaataaataaataaaatatttacttaagttattaagttcgaaataaatgtattcaaactgcttgatttgaacattttatttaagtaataaaaaacaaatcaatttgttttttctatttttcttaagatattaatattacacttataaactaaaaatccatcaaattaaatgcttaaaagatttaatttcccGTCTCCTTGGGTACTGTGCTCAAGAAAACTCGAATATGAACGTTGTATGGGGAACATAATAGGCCATTTCCAAGaaacaaatgcataaattcagtttaaacttttattaactaaaacatgtgtcctatttattttacaaaattgacaaaaactaatatattttaaaatattaatattttttaggtagccaaaaccatacccgaaagtaccaagaaagccgacaatttatgtatgaaagggccaatttgaaagtggtcaaaaaataccataatttgtttaaaacgaaaatattttgagtgtTCCCGCAAGTAAAAGGTTCAAATTTCactctttctaaaaaatattcataatattcataaattttaatattttaacagatgatttttcacgaaatgctttggtcaaaaatgcaaatcttgaacttcagacacttttacaaaatgatccaaacaataatttcacattaaaataactaaacatgttttatgaaacatttaagtgcttaaaataattaaaacattctaccatttaaaaatataacattgagaaaagaagaaaataaaactgcacATCGATCAAACATAGGCAACGTAAATGAGCGCTGCCAAACACATAGTTATACTGCTCTCCTCCTCGATTCTCATATCAACGAGGGACGTCGGGTCTAGACCGCTCGCGCCATttctatacaaacaaaagtgtttttcgttagctttcgaaaataattagtgAAGCAAAAATGTCCGACTCTGCAGTGGCAACATCCGCGTCCCCAGTGGCTGCCCCACCAGCGCCAGTTGAGAAGAAGGTGGCCGCCAAAAAGGCATCTGGTTCAGGAGCTAccaaggccaagaaggcaGCAGTTCCACCATCACATCCGCCAACTCAACAAATGGTGGATGCTTCCATCAAGAACTTGAAGGAGCGTGGTGGCTCATCGCTTCTGGCaatcaagaaatatatcaCTGCCACCTACAAATGCGACGCCCAGAAACTGGCTCCATTCA includes these proteins:
- the LOC138929465 gene encoding histone H3, which translates into the protein MARTKQTARKSTGGKAPRKQLATKAARKSAPATGGVKKPHRYRPGTVALREIRRYQKSTELLIRKLPFQRLVREIAQDFKTDLRFQSSAVMALQEASEAYLVGLFEDTNLCAIHAKRVTIMPKDIQLARRIRGERA